The following are encoded together in the Pseudodesulfovibrio indicus genome:
- a CDS encoding KpsF/GutQ family sugar-phosphate isomerase — protein MACISENKDWPAQAREVLDIEIQGLAAVRDQLDGAFEAALTAMARCTGRVVITGIGKSGLVGRKIAATLSSTGTPSFFLHPVEGAHGDMGMIRSEDVILALSNSGGTDEVNAILPTLKSLGATVIAMTSNPASAMAGLADIHITVRVPREACPMGLAPTSSTTAQLAVGDALAVCLMEWKSFGKDDFKRFHPGGSLGQRLATCVDQLMHTDDLPLVSDGATLKEALDVLNTGGLGLVAVVDDDRMLKGVLTDGDVRRMVCIGTLSVDGPVSAVMTTSPRRARAGESSALVLDVMERNQITVLPVVREDGRLAGMVHLHDLLGKGELRFSGGNGGGAG, from the coding sequence ATGGCTTGCATATCCGAGAACAAGGACTGGCCCGCGCAGGCGCGCGAGGTCCTGGACATCGAGATCCAGGGGCTTGCGGCCGTGCGCGACCAGCTGGACGGGGCCTTTGAGGCGGCGCTGACCGCCATGGCGCGGTGCACCGGCCGGGTGGTCATCACCGGGATCGGCAAATCCGGGCTGGTGGGCCGCAAGATCGCGGCCACCCTGTCCTCCACAGGCACCCCGTCCTTCTTTCTGCATCCGGTCGAGGGCGCCCACGGCGACATGGGCATGATCCGCAGCGAGGACGTGATCCTGGCGCTGTCCAATTCCGGCGGCACCGACGAGGTCAACGCCATCCTGCCGACCCTCAAGTCCCTGGGCGCGACGGTCATCGCCATGACCTCGAACCCGGCCTCGGCCATGGCCGGGCTGGCGGACATCCACATCACCGTGCGCGTGCCGCGCGAGGCGTGCCCCATGGGGCTGGCCCCGACCTCCTCGACCACCGCGCAGCTGGCCGTGGGCGATGCCCTGGCCGTCTGCCTCATGGAGTGGAAGTCCTTCGGCAAGGACGATTTCAAGCGGTTTCACCCCGGCGGCTCCCTGGGCCAGCGGCTGGCCACCTGCGTGGACCAGCTCATGCACACCGACGACCTGCCCCTGGTGAGCGACGGCGCGACCTTGAAGGAAGCGCTCGACGTCCTCAACACGGGCGGCCTCGGCCTGGTGGCCGTGGTGGACGATGACCGGATGCTCAAGGGCGTGCTCACCGACGGCGACGTGCGGCGCATGGTCTGCATCGGGACGCTGTCCGTGGACGGCCCGGTGAGCGCGGTCATGACCACCTCGCCCCGGCGCGCCAGGGCGGGCGAATCCTCGGCCCTGGTGCTCGACGTCATGGAGCGCAATCAGATCACCGTGCTGCCCGTGGTCCGAGAGGACGGCAGGCTGGCCGGGATGGTGCATCTGCACGACCTGCTCGGCAAGGGCGAACTGCGCTTCTCCGGCGGCAACGGCGGGGGAGCCGGTTGA